Below is a genomic region from Mycolicibacter hiberniae.
TTCCCGGCCGACGCCGATGCCGAGGCCACCACCGAGTTCCCGGTGATCAAGGACGACGGCGCCGCCGCGGCTCAGTCCGACGACTCGGCGGCCGACGACTCCGCCAAGTAGCGCAACGCCAGCAGATAACCGCGCACGCCGAGGCCGACGATCACCCCGTCGGCAACCGGGCTCAGGTAAGAGTGCCGCCGAAAGTCCTCGCGCGCATGCACATTGGAGATGTGCAGTTCGATGAGCGGGGCGCGCAGCTCGGCACAGGCGTCGCGCAGCGCCACCGAGGTGTGCGTCAGTCCGCCGGCATTGAGAATCACCGGTTCGGCGGCGTCGGCCGCGGCGTGAATCCAGTCCAGCAGCTCGGCTTCGCTGTCGCTCTGGCGCACCACGACCTCGACCCCGAGCTCGGCCGCTTCCCGTTCGATCAGCGCCTGCAGGTCCGCATAGCTGGTGCTGCCGTAGACCTCCGGCTCACGCCGGCCCAGCCGCTGCAGGTTGGGTCCGTTGATGACGTTGACCCTGCTCATCGTCGCTCCAATCGGAAGCGCCGCCCCACCTCGTCGTAGGCGGCGGCCAGCAGCATCGGGTCGGGACCTTCCAGCCGGCCAGGCTTGGCCAGTCCGTCGAGTACCACGAACCGGAGCACACCGGCTCGAGTCTTCTTGTCCCCCATCATGTATTCCAGCAGCGCCGGCAGCGCGTCCTCGTAGTAGCTGACCGGCAGTCCCAGCGACAACAGGATCGAACGATGCCGATCGGCGGTCGCGTCATCCAGGCGTCCGGTGATGCGGGCCAGTTCGGCGGCGAACACCAGCCCGACCGACACCGCGTCGCCGTGGCGCCATTGGTAGTGCTCCAGGGCTTCGATGGCGTGCGCCAAAGTGTGCCCGTAGTTGAGGATTTCGCGTAGGTCCGACTCTTTCTCGTCGGCTGCGACCACCTCGGCCTTGACGGTGATCGCCCGCCGGATCAGCTCGCCGAGCACCTCGCCCGCCGGATCCATCGCCGCGGCGGGATCGGCCTCGATCAGGTCCAGGATCACCGGGTCGGCGATGAAGCCGGCCTTGACGATCTCCGGCATGCCCGCGACGATCTCGCGCTTCGGCAACGTCGCCAGCGTGGCCAGGTCGACGACCACAGCGGCGGGCTGGTGAAAAGCCCCGACCAGGTTCTT
It encodes:
- the aroQ gene encoding type II 3-dehydroquinate dehydratase, with translation MSRVNVINGPNLQRLGRREPEVYGSTSYADLQALIEREAAELGVEVVVRQSDSEAELLDWIHAAADAAEPVILNAGGLTHTSVALRDACAELRAPLIELHISNVHAREDFRRHSYLSPVADGVIVGLGVRGYLLALRYLAESSAAESSD
- the aroB gene encoding 3-dehydroquinate synthase — encoded protein: MPEPITVTVATDPPYPVVIGKGLLGDLAGLLAGRNKVAILHQPTLEATAEGIRTYLADKGIEAHRIEIPDAEDGKSLQVLGFIWDVLGRIGLDRRDALVSLGGGAATDVAGFAAATWLRGISIVHVPTTLLAMVDAAVGGKTGINTEAGKNLVGAFHQPAAVVVDLATLATLPKREIVAGMPEIVKAGFIADPVILDLIEADPAAAMDPAGEVLGELIRRAITVKAEVVAADEKESDLREILNYGHTLAHAIEALEHYQWRHGDAVSVGLVFAAELARITGRLDDATADRHRSILLSLGLPVSYYEDALPALLEYMMGDKKTRAGVLRFVVLDGLAKPGRLEGPDPMLLAAAYDEVGRRFRLERR